A stretch of Pristis pectinata isolate sPriPec2 chromosome 26, sPriPec2.1.pri, whole genome shotgun sequence DNA encodes these proteins:
- the aadacl4 gene encoding arylacetamide deacetylase-like 4, producing MDLILWTLTMSLALVVGLFVLLVSGVIYTVFTDSVLPPGIQDPGKLRLIYGLQVAIATLGNIIQNLGFGPQITAIRYLRRKALMTRHKEEAGLVTQDVRFDGVPVRVYQPSSAAAGKSRGVLFFHGGGWVFGSINEYDHLCRYIARETGSVVVSVEYRLAPEHRYPTQFEDCLKATLHFMKSAADYGVDNTRIVVSGDSAGGNLTAAVCLRITGMEESPGLPPLRAQVMIYPALQMVDFNLPSYHQNQFVPLLFRTRMVFFYLQYLNGDLSVAEEVMAGEHLPVQLKTKYRSWINADLIPSEFKAGGHSSRPLLTHDEDVFDLIKLSLEPTFSPLLASDNAIKSLPPAYILTCEFDVLRDDGLLFKKRLEDNGVPVSWYHVPDGFHGIVSFFDNGYLTFPSGKRAVDNIVTFLKDI from the exons ATGGATCTGATACTTTGGACATTGACGATGAGCCTGGCTCTCGTGGTTGGCTTGTTTGTGCTGCTGGTTTCTGGGGTAATTTACACTGTCTTCACTGATTCAGTTCTGCCTCCAGGTATCCAGGACCCAGGCAAACTCAGACTCATCTACGGGCTTCAGGTTGCCATCGCCACTCTG GGAAACATCATACAGAACCTGGGCTTCGGACCTCAGATCACTGCTATCCGATACCTGCGCAGGAAGGCACTCATGACAAGGCACAAGGAAGAGGCTGGGCTGGTTACCCAGGACGTGCGATTTGACGGTGTCCCCGTGAGGGTTTATCAACCATCGTCAGCGGCTGCGGGAAAGAGTCGAGGGGTCCTGTTCTTTCACGGAGGTGGATGGGTGTTTGGCAGTATAA ATGAGTATGACCACTTGTGCCGGTATATTGCCAGGGAAACGGGCTCAGTTGTGGTGTCTGTGGA GTACCGTCTTGCACCTGAGCACAGGTACCCCACCCAGTTTGAAGACTGTCTAAAAGCCACCCTGCACTTCATGAAGAGCGCGGCAGATTACGGAGTGGACAACACCAGGATCGTTGTGAGTGGGGACAGTGCTGGGGGCAACCTAACTGCAGCCGTTTGCCTGAGAATTACTGGCATGGAGGAGAGCCCAGGGCTGCCACCTCTTAGAGCCCAGGTCATGATCTACCCTGCCCTCCAAATGGTTGATTTCAACCTCCCCTCCTACCATCAAAACCAATTTGTTCCGCTCCTGTTCCGAACACGTATGGTCTTCTTCTACCTACAGTACCTGAACGGGGACTTGTCAGTGGCAGAGGAAGTGATGGCAGGTGAGCATCTGCCTGTGCAGCTCAAAACTAAATACAGAAGTTGGATAAACGCAGATCTGATCCCCAGCGAGTTTAAGGCTGGAGGGCACAGCTCCAGACCCCTCCTAACACATGATGAAGATGTCTTTGACCTTATTAAACTCAGCTTGGAGCCGACCTTCTCCCCTCTTCTTGCCAGTGACAATGCCATCAAGAGTTTGCCACCGGCATACATTCTGACGTGTGAGTTTGATGTGCTTCGAGATGATGGACTGCTATTCAAAAAGAGGCTGGAAGACAATGGTGTTCCAGTCTCCTGGTACCATGTTCCAGATGGTTTCCATGGGATAGTCAGCTTCTTTGATAATGGCTACCTGACATTCCCATCTGGAAAACGAGCTGTTGATAACATTGTCACCTTCCTTAAGGACATATAA
- the cfap107 gene encoding cilia- and flagella-associated protein 107 encodes MTDPATCPRTLEDRFAPDPLLTAPSWRIQQRYQNKVLVGNWAEERLKFIKGTCFGTTTYRADYKPYPFVSPDIKEKILIQQKHKGVPLSVLFSHHDIPRSWYLVSHYDEVFNRRPNPCLPPLREWDKRKLVWLPERTDHPLIAPPTNFGLLEEKIAKLNKRRQHHYTMYQTIYNISYGPDSITPQKPVSSQQ; translated from the exons ATGACGGACCCGGCGACTTGCCCTCGAACTCTTGAAGACCGGTTTGCCCCCGACCCGTTGCTAACAGCGCCCAGCTGGAGAATCCAGCAACGCTATCAGAACAAGGTGCTGGTCGGCAACTGGGCGGAGGAAAGGTTGAAG TTCATCAAGGGGACTTGCTTTGGGACCACCACGTACCGAGCCGACTACAAGCCATACCCATTCGTCTCGCCAGACATCAAAGAGAAGATTTTGATACAGCAAAAACACAAG GGTGTACCTCTTTCAGTATTATTTTCTCATCATGACATTCCACGCTCCTGGTATCTTGTAAGTCATTATGATGAAGTTTTCAATAGACGTCCAAACCCGTGTTTGCCTCCACTTCGGGAATGGGATAAGAGAAAATTGGTCTGGCTCCCAGAACGAACAGATCACCCACTAATAG CTCCACCCACTAATTTTGGCCTCTTGGAAGAGAAGATAGCAAAACTGAATAAACGGAGGCAGCACCATTACACAATGTACCAGACTATCTACAACATCTCCTATGGACCTGATTCTATTACCCCACAAAAGCCTGTGAGCAGCCAACAATAA